The Methanosphaera sp. BMS genome contains a region encoding:
- the alaS gene encoding alanine--tRNA ligase — MILTLILEELGYKKQKCQKCGQTFWSIKQRSTCGDAPCDEYEFIGNPVTDKQYDLMGIQKKFRDFFANNNHTPIDRYPVLAKRWRNDVFLVGASIYDFQPWVTSGMVRPPANPLTIAQPSIRLNDVDNVGRTGRHMTCFTMGAHHAFNSDDNKVYWQDDTLRYCHEFLVSIGINPEEITYIESWWKGGGNEGPSFEICAHGVELATLVFIQYATTKEGLKEIPLKIVDTGYGLERIAWVSQGTPTAYDATFGSVIEKLTDLSGVELDTEILSENARIAGMMDIEDISDLKLLRKKVADKLNLDEEVLRKATSPMEAIYIVADHTRCLSFMLADGIIPSNVKEGYLARLVLRRTVKYMNELGLNESLSDIMKIQLDFLSQTYPEIKDNAKHILNITDLEEERYHTTLTKGKNLVKRSIDKLKKDNITSFPTDMLINFYDSNGIPPETVEEICKDYDFDANIPDNFYTQIAAAHEEEEEEEVEALELDYPPTYLAFYDDLQQRTFNAKVLGVVDSNKIILDQTIYYPEGGGQPSDEGTITRADGRVLNITYAEKVNGVVLHHVAKDDIDKLDGIENEEIEGNIDALRRDLLTSNHSATHLIIASARQVLGKHIWQAGSQNGIEKTRIDLSHYKRVTVDDLKQIEKLANEYVKQNLPVNIQWYDRTDAEVKYGFKLYQGGIVPGKDIRVVEIPGVDVEACAGTHVSSTGDIGIIKVLRTERVQDGVERIEYSVADAAIDRIQENDDIIRTSSDVFGVDAEQLPKTCDRFFNEWKEQQKTIKNLEKQLAEAKISTLQNDVEEVNGYNLLTQILDADAGQLREIATNLVEKDQVADLAIVINNQGNIVASSNSKVVDKGLKMGDVIKTIGEYLGGRGGGKPNLAQGAGMTQLDHKDEAFDKIKEELNNLN, encoded by the coding sequence ATGATATTGACTTTAATATTAGAAGAATTAGGATATAAAAAACAAAAATGTCAGAAATGTGGACAAACATTCTGGTCAATAAAGCAACGATCAACATGTGGAGATGCTCCATGTGATGAATACGAATTTATAGGTAATCCCGTAACAGATAAACAATATGACCTTATGGGAATACAAAAGAAATTCCGTGACTTCTTTGCAAATAATAATCATACACCAATAGACAGATACCCAGTACTTGCTAAACGATGGAGAAATGATGTATTTCTTGTAGGAGCATCAATATATGACTTCCAACCATGGGTAACAAGTGGAATGGTAAGACCACCTGCAAATCCACTGACAATCGCTCAACCATCAATCAGATTAAATGATGTTGACAATGTTGGTAGGACAGGCCGTCACATGACCTGTTTTACAATGGGAGCCCACCATGCATTCAACAGTGATGATAACAAAGTCTACTGGCAGGATGATACACTCAGATACTGTCATGAATTCCTTGTAAGTATAGGAATAAACCCTGAAGAAATAACCTACATCGAGTCATGGTGGAAAGGTGGAGGAAACGAGGGACCTTCATTTGAAATATGTGCTCATGGAGTGGAACTAGCAACACTTGTATTTATTCAATATGCAACTACAAAAGAGGGACTTAAAGAAATTCCATTAAAAATAGTTGATACAGGTTATGGACTGGAAAGAATTGCATGGGTAAGTCAAGGAACACCAACAGCATATGATGCTACATTCGGTTCAGTAATAGAAAAATTAACTGATTTAAGTGGAGTTGAACTAGACACGGAAATATTATCTGAAAATGCACGTATAGCAGGTATGATGGATATTGAAGACATATCTGATTTAAAGCTTCTACGTAAAAAAGTAGCAGATAAACTTAACCTTGATGAGGAAGTTTTAAGAAAAGCAACAAGTCCTATGGAAGCAATATACATAGTTGCTGACCACACACGATGTCTAAGTTTCATGCTCGCTGACGGTATAATTCCATCAAATGTAAAAGAGGGATATCTTGCAAGACTGGTACTAAGACGTACAGTCAAATACATGAATGAATTGGGATTGAACGAATCATTATCCGATATAATGAAAATTCAACTTGATTTTTTAAGTCAAACTTATCCTGAAATTAAGGATAATGCCAAACACATCCTTAACATAACCGATTTGGAAGAGGAACGTTATCATACAACACTAACCAAGGGTAAAAACCTTGTTAAACGTTCAATAGACAAACTCAAAAAGGATAATATAACCTCATTCCCAACAGATATGCTTATAAACTTCTATGACTCCAATGGAATACCTCCTGAAACAGTCGAAGAAATATGTAAGGATTATGACTTTGATGCAAACATACCTGATAACTTCTACACACAGATAGCAGCAGCTCACGAAGAGGAAGAGGAAGAAGAAGTTGAGGCACTGGAATTAGACTATCCTCCAACATACCTGGCATTCTATGATGACTTACAACAAAGAACATTCAATGCAAAAGTATTGGGAGTGGTCGATTCAAATAAGATAATCCTTGATCAGACAATATACTACCCTGAAGGTGGTGGACAACCATCAGATGAAGGTACAATAACAAGAGCCGATGGAAGAGTATTGAACATAACCTACGCCGAAAAAGTAAATGGGGTCGTATTGCATCATGTTGCAAAAGATGATATCGATAAACTTGATGGCATTGAAAACGAGGAAATTGAAGGAAATATCGATGCATTAAGAAGAGATCTCTTAACAAGTAACCACTCAGCAACACACCTTATAATAGCATCAGCACGTCAGGTGCTTGGAAAACATATCTGGCAAGCCGGTTCCCAAAATGGAATAGAAAAGACAAGAATTGACCTGTCACACTACAAACGTGTGACGGTTGATGACTTAAAGCAAATTGAAAAATTGGCGAATGAATATGTCAAACAGAACCTTCCGGTTAACATACAGTGGTATGACCGTACTGACGCTGAAGTAAAATATGGATTTAAACTGTACCAGGGAGGTATAGTTCCTGGAAAGGACATACGTGTAGTGGAAATTCCTGGTGTTGATGTTGAGGCATGTGCAGGTACTCATGTAAGCTCAACGGGGGATATTGGAATAATCAAAGTTCTCCGAACCGAAAGAGTACAAGATGGTGTGGAAAGGATAGAATATTCGGTAGCGGATGCAGCTATAGATAGAATCCAAGAAAACGATGATATAATCAGAACAAGTAGTGATGTGTTTGGCGTCGATGCCGAACAACTGCCAAAAACATGTGACAGGTTCTTCAATGAATGGAAAGAACAACAAAAAACCATTAAAAACTTGGAAAAACAATTGGCAGAGGCAAAAATATCAACTTTACAAAATGATGTTGAAGAGGTTAACGGATATAATCTATTGACACAAATTTTAGATGCCGATGCAGGACAATTAAGGGAAATCGCAACAAACCTTGTTGAAAAGGATCAAGTCGCTGATCTTGCAATTGTAATCAATAACCAAGGAAATATCGTGGCATCATCCAATTCAAAAGTAGTTGATAAAGGACTAAAAATGGGGGATGTTATAAAAACAATTGGTGAATATCTGGGTGGACGTGGTGGAGGTAAACCAAACCTTGCACAAGGAGCCGGAATGACTCAACTGGATCATAAAGATGAAGCATTCGATAAAATCAAGGAAGAATTGAATAATTTGAATTAA
- a CDS encoding methanogenesis marker 16 metalloprotein, whose translation MTKTLKDIQDKLDSNEAAVFTADELKTKLKNGEKLTVDDVDVVTCGTSGVMSGTTALLHIPVSEPGEFNKAKEVYINGIEAYPGPCPNELLGTIDVFLYGTNHSSTIKDYGGGFLIKDLLNHKEVEVKVVDIEGNEFRNTVTLDDMPTARLIGTRMAFKNYNSFTNPKPKAVKSIFNASDMEGPYNSFSFSGCGDINPLENDPNQLVIKESAKVLVNGAQGRIIDNGTRSTDEKPNLLLTANIRDMNPYYMGGFKTAMGPEIFNSVAIPIPVLNDEILENLKVLNKDIQLPVCDIRGRHLPIDTVDYTVWDDVDYRPLTNPDNCFSCIPCLPEIYCPVNAYRKDKTIDMDLCVGCGYCATVCPRGVPSINMGSIKIHAEEKDRTIPVTCRQSDKKRAIEISMELKKQILDGSFKLE comes from the coding sequence ATGACTAAAACATTGAAGGATATTCAAGATAAATTAGATTCTAATGAAGCTGCTGTTTTCACGGCTGATGAACTCAAAACCAAACTTAAAAATGGTGAAAAACTCACAGTAGATGATGTGGATGTGGTTACTTGCGGTACCAGTGGGGTAATGAGTGGTACAACCGCCTTGCTTCATATCCCCGTAAGCGAACCTGGTGAATTTAACAAGGCTAAGGAAGTTTACATTAATGGTATAGAAGCTTATCCTGGTCCTTGTCCTAATGAATTGCTGGGTACAATCGACGTATTCCTCTATGGAACAAATCATAGCAGTACAATAAAGGACTATGGAGGCGGATTTTTAATAAAAGACCTTCTTAACCATAAAGAGGTAGAAGTTAAAGTAGTGGATATCGAGGGCAATGAATTCAGAAACACGGTTACATTGGATGACATGCCTACAGCTCGTTTAATAGGTACAAGGATGGCATTTAAAAATTACAATTCATTCACCAATCCAAAACCTAAAGCTGTAAAGTCAATATTCAATGCTTCAGATATGGAAGGACCATATAATTCATTTAGCTTTTCAGGTTGTGGTGATATAAATCCATTGGAAAATGATCCTAATCAACTCGTAATAAAGGAATCTGCAAAAGTACTTGTAAATGGAGCACAGGGTAGAATAATAGACAATGGGACAAGAAGTACTGATGAAAAACCTAACCTGCTGTTAACAGCCAACATACGTGATATGAATCCCTATTATATGGGTGGATTTAAAACTGCAATGGGTCCTGAGATATTTAACTCCGTAGCAATACCGATACCGGTACTGAATGATGAGATTTTGGAAAACTTAAAGGTATTAAATAAGGATATTCAACTTCCGGTATGTGATATTCGTGGAAGACATTTGCCTATAGATACAGTTGACTATACCGTTTGGGATGACGTTGATTACAGGCCACTTACAAATCCCGACAATTGTTTCAGTTGTATTCCATGTCTTCCGGAGATATACTGTCCGGTTAACGCATACAGAAAGGATAAAACTATAGATATGGATTTATGTGTAGGCTGTGGATATTGTGCAACAGTATGTCCGCGGGGTGTTCCCAGCATAAATATGGGAAGTATAAAGATACATGCCGAAGAAAAAGACAGAACAATTCCCGTCACATGCAGACAATCAGATAAGAAACGTGCAATTGAAATATCGATGGAACTTAAAAAACAGATATTGGACGGTTCATTTAAATTAGAGTAG
- a CDS encoding TIGR02253 family HAD-type hydrolase yields the protein MIRAVFFDMDDTLYDTSGFAAIARRAAVKAMVHNGLQCSEEEGYSLLMDIVKEKGSNYDKHFNILAKEVNGIEDPLIIVNGIITYHNTKFAMLKLEPECFSILLYLKSKDYKVGLITNGKQLKQWEKLVRLGLYPFFDDVVTSESVGVEKPNPEIYKIAMNRLDVTAGTSLMIGNSFETDIMGAYNAGIPSMIINSEFTEEQQKFMDEHNYHVRKLSSLIDLMNIL from the coding sequence ATGATAAGAGCAGTATTTTTTGATATGGATGATACATTATATGATACTTCTGGTTTTGCAGCTATTGCTCGTAGAGCAGCCGTTAAAGCTATGGTTCATAACGGACTTCAATGTTCTGAAGAGGAAGGTTATTCTCTTTTGATGGATATTGTTAAAGAAAAAGGTTCTAATTATGATAAACACTTTAATATTTTAGCCAAGGAAGTAAATGGAATTGAAGATCCATTAATTATTGTAAATGGTATTATTACCTATCATAATACTAAATTTGCTATGTTAAAGTTAGAACCGGAGTGTTTTTCAATATTGTTATATCTTAAAAGTAAGGATTATAAGGTCGGTCTCATAACCAACGGTAAGCAATTAAAGCAGTGGGAAAAGTTGGTTCGTCTGGGTTTATACCCTTTCTTTGATGATGTTGTAACAAGTGAATCGGTCGGTGTTGAAAAGCCTAATCCTGAAATATATAAAATTGCCATGAACCGGCTTGACGTAACTGCAGGTACATCCTTGATGATTGGCAATAGTTTTGAAACAGATATAATGGGTGCATACAATGCGGGTATCCCAAGTATGATAATTAACTCTGAATTTACCGAAGAGCAACAGAAATTTATGGATGAGCATAATTATCATGTTAGGAAGTTGTCCTCCTTAATCGATTTGATGAACATATTGTAA
- a CDS encoding PfkB family carbohydrate kinase gives MKKKILNIGSVTKDTIIRNNNEYTQIGGAVYYQSSTLNTLKIDNTSIILIGEDGLEMISDFDLDNDIHKIITKDCMKYTNIYLEDNTRIQKAYFPKYHIKIEDIEKLNIKADEYSQAILSPLSPYEIDAQLIRYLKKADIETTLVIQGYIRQLDKDNNVIARKWDNYREYLKYTDIISSDEYEFKTAFNVEISTKNMKKFIEDNSLKIVIITQASDGSTIYTKDEKIKIPAIKAKKEVDPTGLGDTYITAFISKKDETTLFNAGIYAAICSKNKLENKGVLKTSKNKIEKEYHELLNKISQNNKRNNNGQ, from the coding sequence ATGAAAAAAAAGATACTTAATATAGGTAGTGTTACAAAGGACACCATAATAAGAAATAACAATGAATATACTCAAATTGGTGGTGCAGTATATTATCAGTCATCAACATTAAACACACTTAAAATAGACAATACTTCGATTATATTGATAGGTGAAGATGGGCTTGAAATGATTAGTGACTTTGACCTAGACAACGACATCCACAAAATCATTACAAAAGACTGTATGAAATATACAAACATCTACCTCGAAGACAATACCCGCATACAAAAGGCCTATTTTCCAAAATACCACATTAAAATAGAGGATATTGAAAAATTGAATATCAAAGCAGACGAGTACTCACAAGCAATTCTTTCACCACTTAGTCCCTATGAAATAGATGCCCAATTAATAAGATACCTTAAAAAGGCAGACATTGAGACAACACTGGTAATACAGGGATACATACGACAATTGGACAAGGACAACAATGTCATTGCACGCAAATGGGACAACTACAGGGAATACCTTAAATACACAGACATAATATCATCAGACGAATATGAATTCAAAACCGCATTCAATGTTGAAATAAGCACAAAAAACATGAAAAAATTCATTGAAGACAACTCATTAAAAATTGTTATAATTACACAGGCATCCGATGGTTCAACAATATATACAAAGGATGAAAAAATAAAAATACCTGCAATAAAAGCTAAGAAAGAAGTAGACCCTACCGGTCTTGGAGATACGTACATCACAGCATTCATATCCAAAAAGGATGAAACAACACTATTTAATGCAGGAATATATGCAGCAATATGTTCAAAAAATAAACTTGAAAACAAGGGTGTGCTAAAAACATCAAAAAATAAAATAGAAAAAGAGTATCATGAACTCTTAAATAAGATTAGTCAAAATAACAAACGGAATAATAACGGCCAATAA
- a CDS encoding HisA/HisF-related TIM barrel protein, with product MINMIIPVVDIKDNECVSGKSGNRDSYKKLDSVFGDNPLEIANNLKKAGYSLLYVADLDRLEHVGDNSELISKINEVIPVMLDNAIENMDDVKENDNITTYNILATESMSNLSDIHEIIKEYPNDKLVVSIDIKEDKLLTDNEEITLDDIIDLINSSNISQIIILNITHVGTKVSNKSPIEEHIIKNVHDAEFIIAGGITAESIDAYQKENINNFLVGTVLHEGKLKKW from the coding sequence ATGATTAACATGATTATACCTGTAGTTGATATTAAAGACAATGAATGTGTTAGTGGAAAAAGTGGCAATAGGGACAGCTATAAAAAATTAGATAGTGTCTTCGGAGACAACCCACTGGAGATTGCAAATAATTTAAAAAAAGCTGGCTATTCATTGTTGTATGTTGCTGATTTGGATAGATTGGAACATGTCGGTGATAACTCAGAGTTAATCTCCAAAATCAATGAGGTAATACCGGTAATGCTTGACAATGCTATCGAAAATATGGATGATGTTAAAGAAAATGACAATATCACCACATACAACATATTGGCTACTGAATCAATGAGTAACCTAAGTGACATCCACGAGATTATCAAAGAATATCCCAATGATAAGCTTGTTGTAAGCATTGACATTAAAGAGGACAAACTCCTCACAGACAACGAGGAGATTACACTTGATGATATCATAGATTTGATAAACTCTTCAAACATCAGCCAGATCATAATCTTAAACATCACCCATGTCGGTACAAAGGTCTCAAACAAATCCCCAATAGAAGAGCATATCATTAAAAATGTCCATGATGCCGAATTCATCATTGCAGGTGGAATTACAGCTGAATCCATTGATGCATATCAAAAAGAAAACATCAACAATTTCTTGGTTGGAACAGTACTCCATGAGGGTAAATTGAAAAAATGGTAA
- a CDS encoding DUF3194 domain-containing protein has protein sequence MKALTEEEIDQIIDLAYNTAEETILKNMNKKDFEDINIQINLDSLENGFDIDIDISLDSDMPLDDDLSEKAVENSLKAIDEYIEKRNASTDD, from the coding sequence ATGAAAGCTTTAACCGAAGAAGAAATTGATCAAATTATAGACTTAGCGTATAATACTGCAGAAGAGACCATTCTGAAAAATATGAATAAAAAGGATTTTGAGGACATCAACATTCAAATAAACTTAGACAGTTTGGAAAATGGCTTTGACATAGATATAGATATTAGTTTGGACAGTGACATGCCATTGGATGATGACTTATCCGAAAAAGCCGTGGAAAATAGTCTCAAAGCAATTGATGAATATATTGAAAAAAGAAATGCATCTACAGATGATTAA
- a CDS encoding prefoldin subunit beta, with product MENQQNLQEQLNQFQQVQQQAQAIAMQKQTVEIQMNESKKALDELSKTDDDQDVYKTAGPLLIKTTKAESEADLKDSIEMLELRKKTIEKQEKRITGKLEELQANLQNAMQQMQ from the coding sequence ATGGAAAATCAACAAAATTTACAAGAACAATTAAACCAATTCCAACAAGTTCAACAACAGGCTCAAGCTATTGCTATGCAAAAACAAACTGTTGAAATTCAAATGAATGAATCAAAAAAAGCTTTAGATGAACTATCTAAAACAGATGATGACCAAGATGTTTATAAAACAGCGGGTCCGCTCCTTATTAAAACAACCAAAGCTGAAAGTGAAGCAGACCTTAAAGATTCAATCGAAATGCTTGAATTAAGGAAAAAAACAATTGAAAAACAGGAAAAACGTATAACAGGCAAACTTGAAGAACTACAAGCAAACCTACAAAATGCTATGCAGCAGATGCAATAA
- a CDS encoding KEOPS complex subunit Pcc1, with product MTGILKKIETEFIVEFDSAEDASIVYNSILPEIEAETNERSRTNLTLDSKKLVINIISKDIVSLRASINSYVRWINLSEKILKI from the coding sequence ATGACTGGAATACTCAAAAAGATTGAAACGGAATTTATTGTGGAATTTGACAGTGCCGAAGATGCTTCAATAGTCTATAATTCGATTTTACCGGAAATTGAAGCAGAGACTAATGAAAGGTCAAGGACCAATTTAACATTAGATTCAAAAAAATTAGTAATTAATATCATTTCCAAGGATATCGTATCATTGCGTGCATCAATAAACTCATATGTACGATGGATAAATTTATCCGAAAAAATATTAAAAATATAA
- a CDS encoding DNA-directed RNA polymerase subunit P, whose product MYKCIKCGQTVDIKKYSESKCPKCRYRILFKEVPVVKRTVKAR is encoded by the coding sequence ATGTACAAATGCATTAAATGTGGACAGACAGTAGATATTAAAAAATACTCTGAATCAAAATGTCCTAAATGCAGATATAGGATTTTATTTAAAGAAGTTCCTGTAGTTAAACGTACAGTTAAAGCCCGATAA
- the rpl37A gene encoding 50S ribosomal protein L37Ae, with the protein MARKSKVGSTGRFGARYGRKAKRTVRDIEDKMHKKHICPRCDRPGVKRTHAGIWKCKKCGNVFTGGAYIPVTPMGKVAKRNITRITGGE; encoded by the coding sequence ATGGCAAGAAAAAGTAAAGTAGGATCTACAGGTCGTTTTGGTGCTAGATATGGTAGAAAAGCTAAAAGAACTGTCCGTGATATAGAAGATAAAATGCATAAGAAGCATATTTGTCCTAGATGTGACAGACCTGGTGTAAAAAGAACCCATGCTGGTATCTGGAAATGTAAAAAATGTGGTAATGTATTTACTGGCGGAGCTTATATTCCTGTTACACCAATGGGTAAAGTCGCAAAACGTAACATTACACGTATTACTGGAGGAGAATAA
- the rrp42 gene encoding exosome complex protein Rrp42 — protein sequence MVNIISEICEENIVDLLNQEKRVDDRLFDEYREITINTDYITKAEGSAMVSIGATTAVAGVKASMTTPFANSPDEGIIITNTELLAIASRNFEYGPPNKFAVEISRVVDRAIRESPVVDLKDLSIIDESTCWKLHIDIYLLDFDGNIMDAACLAAVCALLTTKLPTVNTVNGEINVDYDNLIKLPIKNKSILCSVAKLYDQLLVDPSAVEESLMDASISIAFREDGSICAIQKSGFNAFSIEEVRNSINIAYKKSRELFSIIDKIK from the coding sequence ATGGTAAATATAATCTCCGAGATTTGTGAAGAGAATATTGTAGACTTATTGAATCAGGAAAAACGAGTTGATGACAGATTATTTGATGAATATAGGGAAATAACCATCAATACAGATTATATTACCAAGGCAGAAGGATCTGCAATGGTTTCTATTGGAGCTACCACCGCAGTTGCCGGAGTAAAGGCAAGTATGACAACACCCTTTGCCAATTCTCCTGATGAAGGAATAATCATTACCAATACGGAGTTGCTTGCAATTGCCAGCCGTAATTTTGAGTATGGTCCACCGAACAAATTTGCTGTTGAAATATCAAGAGTTGTTGATAGGGCTATTAGAGAATCACCCGTGGTTGATTTGAAGGATTTGTCCATAATTGATGAATCCACCTGCTGGAAATTACATATTGACATTTACTTATTGGATTTTGACGGCAATATAATGGATGCTGCTTGTCTTGCAGCTGTATGTGCTCTTTTAACTACAAAGCTGCCAACGGTCAACACGGTTAACGGTGAGATTAACGTTGATTATGATAATTTAATAAAACTACCGATTAAGAATAAAAGTATTCTATGTAGTGTTGCAAAATTATATGACCAACTGCTGGTTGATCCGTCCGCAGTTGAAGAATCATTAATGGATGCAAGTATTTCCATTGCATTTAGGGAAGATGGAAGCATATGTGCTATTCAAAAATCCGGTTTTAATGCATTTAGTATTGAAGAGGTAAGAAATTCAATCAATATTGCATATAAAAAGAGCAGAGAATTATTTTCCATTATTGATAAAATAAAATGA
- the rrp41 gene encoding exosome complex exonuclease Rrp41 produces MNDEFIREDGRTYNTLRNMKLEVGVLNNADGSAYIECGNNKIIVGVYGPRELFSKKHSKPDAAVLRCKYNMAPFSVTERKRPGPDRRSTEISKLISEAITPCIFLEKYPRASIDVSIEVLEAEGGTRCLGIIGASLALADAEIPMKDLISACAVGKVDDHIVLDLSEKEDKEGQADMPIAILPRTREITFLQMDGHLTGPEFDEALQLAFDGCEFIYQLQQQCLYNKHKEGE; encoded by the coding sequence GTGAACGATGAATTTATACGTGAAGATGGACGTACTTACAACACATTACGTAATATGAAGCTGGAGGTAGGTGTGTTAAACAATGCGGATGGTTCAGCCTATATTGAATGCGGCAATAACAAGATTATTGTGGGAGTTTATGGTCCAAGGGAGTTATTCTCCAAAAAACATTCAAAACCGGATGCAGCAGTCCTTCGTTGCAAATACAATATGGCACCATTTAGTGTTACAGAACGAAAAAGACCAGGCCCTGATAGAAGATCTACTGAAATATCCAAGTTAATATCAGAGGCCATCACACCATGCATATTCCTTGAAAAATATCCCCGTGCATCAATTGATGTATCCATCGAAGTATTAGAAGCTGAGGGTGGTACCCGATGCTTGGGAATAATTGGAGCCTCACTGGCATTAGCTGATGCTGAAATACCTATGAAGGACCTGATTAGTGCATGTGCCGTCGGGAAAGTGGATGATCATATAGTGTTGGATTTAAGTGAAAAAGAGGACAAGGAAGGTCAAGCGGATATGCCCATTGCAATACTTCCAAGAACAAGAGAAATTACCTTTTTACAAATGGATGGTCATTTAACGGGACCTGAATTTGATGAGGCGTTGCAACTTGCATTTGATGGCTGTGAATTCATATACCAATTGCAGCAGCAATGTTTATATAACAAGCATAAGGAGGGAGAATGA
- a CDS encoding exosome complex protein Rrp4, protein MYFVENKEVVFPGSLLTDNNLKTGNGTFKDNGKIFSNIMGFVYFESDKVYVIPFKDSYNPKYGDLVIGRVTNSSYSSWAIDLNTTYHGYLPTSELYDDNQQSIYSIINVKDILLLRVANVDEINRIKLTIRSHGLGKFNQGVIKKVKQPTIHFLSEENVFIISLIEKYLHTDVIVAKNGLIWINSKKENISKVVEIIEFIDENPFMHNLVKKVQSIIINPRGNLSER, encoded by the coding sequence ATGTATTTTGTAGAAAACAAGGAAGTAGTATTTCCCGGTTCATTATTAACGGACAATAATTTGAAAACCGGAAATGGTACTTTTAAGGATAACGGTAAAATATTTTCTAACATAATGGGATTTGTATACTTTGAAAGTGATAAAGTATATGTAATTCCATTTAAAGATTCGTACAATCCAAAATATGGGGATTTGGTAATTGGTAGAGTTACAAATTCATCCTATTCCTCATGGGCCATTGACTTAAATACTACATACCATGGTTATCTTCCCACATCAGAGTTATATGATGATAATCAACAAAGCATATACTCCATAATCAACGTGAAAGACATATTGCTTTTAAGAGTTGCAAATGTCGATGAAATCAATAGGATTAAGTTAACAATCAGATCCCATGGTTTGGGAAAATTTAACCAGGGCGTAATAAAAAAGGTCAAACAGCCAACAATACATTTTTTAAGCGAAGAGAATGTATTCATCATATCATTGATAGAAAAATATTTACATACTGATGTTATTGTTGCGAAAAATGGATTGATATGGATTAATTCAAAGAAGGAAAATATCAGCAAAGTAGTGGAGATTATTGAGTTTATTGATGAAAATCCATTTATGCATAATCTCGTCAAGAAAGTACAAAGCATAATTATAAATCCAAGAGGGAATTTGAGTGAACGATGA
- a CDS encoding ribosome assembly factor SBDS, translated as MVNVDDAVIARLESYGERFEILVDAELAADYKRGQDIAIEDVLAVEEVFKDAHKADKASEEAMEKAFETTDALEVADKIIKKGNIQITANQKRKMQEEKTKQVIAQIAREAINPQTKLPHPPQRIQKAMEEAKVHIDPMKSVEEQIEPTVKAILTKIPIRIEKVKIAAKIPGTYAGKAYSTITQYGKLEKEEWMNDGSWIGVIEIPGGLQDEFYTALSGLTHGEVETKLID; from the coding sequence ATGGTTAATGTTGATGATGCTGTTATAGCAAGATTAGAGTCATATGGCGAAAGATTTGAAATATTAGTAGATGCGGAGCTAGCAGCAGATTATAAAAGAGGTCAAGATATAGCAATTGAAGATGTACTTGCAGTGGAAGAAGTATTTAAAGATGCACATAAAGCAGATAAGGCATCCGAAGAAGCTATGGAAAAAGCCTTTGAAACAACCGATGCACTTGAAGTAGCAGATAAGATTATTAAAAAGGGTAATATTCAGATTACCGCTAATCAAAAAAGAAAAATGCAGGAAGAAAAGACAAAACAGGTGATTGCACAAATTGCACGTGAAGCAATAAATCCACAGACAAAACTTCCTCATCCACCACAGAGAATTCAAAAGGCTATGGAAGAAGCCAAGGTTCATATTGATCCGATGAAATCAGTTGAAGAACAGATTGAACCTACTGTAAAAGCTATTCTGACAAAGATTCCTATCAGAATTGAAAAAGTTAAAATCGCAGCAAAAATTCCTGGTACATATGCCGGTAAAGCATATTCAACCATAACCCAATATGGAAAACTTGAAAAAGAAGAATGGATGAACGACGGTAGCTGGATAGGAGTTATTGAAATTCCGGGCGGACTTCAAGATGAATTCTACACTGCCCTAAGTGGTCTTACACATGGAGAAGTTGAAACAAAACTAATCGACTAA